The sequence AGAAGTATATTACTTTTgtgataaaataaaagataatctaCACTGGAAAAGGTACAATGAAGATGGTATTTTCACAAACCATTGTCCAAAAGGGCTGACTGATTTGGAATGTTGTCAACAATCTGAAAACCGTATCAACGTCCATAGGAACATGCACAGATTCATAACCTATGGTCCAGCAACACTATTTCTGGAACTCTTAAAGAGATTACCCCCAATACAAAAAAGAACTGCAATGTAACCTAATGCTTTAAAAAGGGAGGGAAAGTGATTCTCTTTCCTACCATGCTCATAAGGTGAAAAAGTGCCCGCGTCGATATTAATATAGGGGTCAATTTTGATGGCCGTAACTCGGAGTCCGCATGATTTTAGAATCGTTCCAATACTGCTCGCGATGATCCCTTTACCAATGCCTGAGATGACCCCACCGGTGACTAGGATGTACTTCATTGAAAGAAGAGGGGCTGGGTATCAGACCCAGATATAATCTGAAAGGTGAGAGAAACATTTTCTCAAATCAATAAAGCAGAGAGAGTGCCTTAAACcagaattttaacattttttaaacatttgaaacatttttaaacattttgaaccagaattttaacattttttaaacatttgaaacattttttaaacatttgaaacaaaGTCTTATCTTCCaggcttttcatttttgttgagaaGAAAGAAATACTTTCTGCATGCAATATAACTGGCTTTACTCTCCTGACTTTCCATTTGCCCCAACTCTGTCATATGACAAAACTTCATCATCAGAACCCAGATGTCTCTGGGATTTGGAGGCATGAAATGTTTAAGACTTTAGGCTCTGGAATCAGATAGCTCTGTACAAGCTGCGTCTGGGCAAGTTTCTTACCCTTTCTACGcccatttctttatctgtaaaatggaataaaaataccaatctcatatgtggttgtgaggattaaatgaactaagTTTCAGACTAGGAAGGGGTCAGCAAACCATGGCCCATAGGCCAAAACTGACCCACTATCTTTTTTTGTATGGTCCCCAAGCTAAGAATTCTTTTTATGTTattaaatgattgaaaaaaaaatcaaaagaagagtgCTTCATGAGATGTGAAAACTGCATGCAATTCAAATTTCCGCatccaaaaataaagttttattggcataCAGCCACACCTATTTGTGTACATGTTATCTCTGGATGCCCTttatagaaaatgtttgctgacatTTGGCATAAACTGTGGCATATAGTAAGACTAATAAAAGTTAGCTATTTATGttgctattaataataataaatgcacaCTCCTTAACTACAGGTGCTGAATGAATTTTTTCATTGCCCATCAATTTTACCATTCAGGAATATCTGAGctgaaaaaaaacaatagaaaacatCAAGTCAATCATAAGGAAATTTTGATTTTCCTGTTGCTGTCTGATTCAAAAGCCTTTGTTTTAGTGGCAGATGGGAAGCCCCATAAAGAAAGCGACTTGGGCTTTCTTTATGTTCATCATGATTGTTTTTCCCTTGAGTGTGTGCAGGGACCTCCAGATCTTGCCATTCTCCATGCCCATGAAAGTCGTCCTTCAAATTATTATTTGTGTCATCATGGCAAGCAAAGGGCCAACTGAGTAAGACCACGATTATAAAATCAcaactggagaaaaaataaaattaactcataaaaactaataaaactaTAAATCTCACTGTCTTTTGtaattcacagattttttttaaatacttggaaattaagcATGAAATACCATCAGATAGGAATGATTTTCAGTTACTCATATGTCTGCCCTCCTCAGAGTAATGCCCATTTCGATTTTGTAGTTTCCTCTGCTTGCCATCCGAAATGACTTCCCTGAGTGCATGGGCCTGCTTTTCTCTGCAAAATGCAGTTGACTCTGTTCAATGCCATTGTTCCTCTCCCCCTGCCACCCCTAGGGGgtgttgtattatttttgcaactgtttggTAAGTTTGACAtcatttcaacataaaaaaagtttttttaaaaaagtctataaatataagaaataagcATATAAGAAAATGCTTATGTGCCATGAAAAATGCATGATATAAATTGAAGACAAAATTATCTTaattctgctttttttaaattaagactggtcaaaaatacaccaaaatgttaaaactTAATATATCCAGGTGGTTGCATTGTAGGCAattattatctgtattttcaaACACACAcgatactttttttatttttttaaattaaattcagttttattgagacatattcacataccatacaaccatctgtgatgtacaatcaactgttcatagtaccaacatatagttgtgcattcagcaaaCACACAAGAtactttttaaaagcactttaaGCATTTTAGAAAGTACCTCTTGAAAATGTAACACTGCCAAGTGACACAATTCTTCCTACCTCTTTTAAGCAAGCAAGTTTGAAACAAAGCTTAACAAAACCAAGTTTAACAACCGCAGGAAAAGGCCGGCTGTTTTAGATTGAAATCGGGATGGCTTCCCTTGGGAAGCCTGaggtttttaatttacttttatatgCGATGGGCAGAACCAATTGTTTGCAAAATGGGCGTGCAGAGCTGTGCaatccaataaaaatattatgcGGCCCacatgtgtaattttaaattttctaggagccacattaaaaaagtaaaaagaaacaggtggggtgtgtgtgtgtatatatatatatataatatatatatataccaatatatccaaaatattatttcaaatacaatcaacataaaaattattgTGAACTTttacattctctctctttttttaaactaagtcTCGGAAATAGGTGCGTATATTTCCAGCACGTTTCAATCCAATTCGGACTGGCCACAATTCCAGGGCTCAAAAGCCACCTGTGGCGAGTGGCGACCATACTGGGCAGCGCAGGCCTAGAGCAACTAACTGCATCGGAAGCACCGAGCGCCGCTTTCTCAAGGATGACCATTTAAAGAGCACTTTTAGGCAGACACAGACGAGGACTTACTGAATGATACCCTTTTTATGAAGTTCTAGGACAGGCAAAACTAAGCCAGGGGAGAAATCAGAACAGAGGTGAGTCGGGATTGACTGAAAAGGGGCACGAGGGAACTTTCCGGGGTGATCGAAACATCCTAAGGCTCACGTAGAGGAAACGATTTACGGCTTCGTTGGGGCAGTGGTTACACCGGGGTAAAATCTGACGAATCTCATCGATCTGCACACTTAAAAATGTGTGCATTATATTGTTTGTAAATTATGCATCAATGTTTCTGAATGGATGCAAACAACAACGACAGGCTATTTTTGCAGCCAAGCTCAGCGCGCCATACCCAGATACAGGGGTCGGTGCTGAAGGCGCGCCCAGGGGGCGAGGGAGGGGACGGAAAGACCGCGCCACCCGCGCGGATCACAAGCCTCGCGACCTCCGCGCGGGGCTCCACTTCCGCAAACGTGAGCGCGGGCTCTCTGGGCTCCCGGGAGCTGGCAGAAAGGGGGCTGGAGCGCGGCCGGCCCGGGCGCCCCGTTACGCGGCGGCTTCCGGGAGGGCCGTAGCCTGGGGACCGAGCGTTCCCGACTCAGGTCGCAGGGCCGCCGAAGGGCGGGCTTCGAAGGGCAATGGGCACAGGCGGGACGGCGCCCCGAGTCCCCGCGCCCGGGCGTCCCCGGCCGGCGCCCCGCTTGCCCGCCGTGCTCCCGGGCTTTGCGTGCGCGGGCTTCCGGGCCGGGCCCGGCTGCAGGCCGGACTCGGACTCCGCCTCGGGCGCCAGCGGCAAAGAGGACAAAGGCACGCGCGCGCGCGCCGGGGCTGGGAGACACGGGGCGGATGCGGGGCAGACGCGCGCCGAGGCCCCGGGCTCCAGGGACGGGCCCAAGGCGCGGGAGAGGCCCTGGCGGGGATTTACCTGCGCGGTGGTGGCGGCGCCGGGGCGGGTGGCCGGTGGCGACAGCGGGCTCCGCCCCGCGGCCTGCCCGAGGCTCACCTGTTGGCCTGGGGAAGGGGCGGCCCCTAGGGGTGTCCAAAGTCCCCACCGGGGCCTTCCCGCGGCGCCCGCCTTGCCCACCTCTCGTGCTCGGCCCTGCAGCCGGTCCCGCTGACTCACGCTGGTGAATTTAGGGCTGGCACCCGGCTTTGTGGAGTGGTCTCAAGCcgggagccgctcctcccttgcCGTGGCTCACTTTGCATAGGCACTTCGGGGATGCGGAGCACCTCCGCGCTTGCCGCCGGGCCCCAGCCCCTCTGCAGGCCCAGAGCCGGGCTGCAGACCTCCCGCCCGGTCCCCACCCTTCCTCACTATTGTGAAGAGCTTTGCTTTTACGAATGTTTGCTGATCCCCTACTACGCGCCGGAAACTAGCAGGAGTGCTCGGGAAACAACGAAACAAAACGAAGTTCTCGCCCTTTGAAGTCTGGTAGAGCTACCTATCTACTGGAACCATAAGGTTCAGTGTAACGTTACCGGCATAGCAAAGAGAagctgctggggggtggggggtgagaacTTTTAGAACGTCACAGAGGGACTTTTTTTCAGAGGGTGTGGAGGCCGGCTGGTGTTGGGAAAGGACACAGGTGGTTAGTAAGGCAATGAGAAGAACATAACAAACCACTGAAGGACCAAGCATCAAACATTTGAGCATCTGCTAGGAAATCTCTCCCTTACAAAAGTTTTTGTTTCGTTTCGTTTCGTTtcgtttttgtttctttcattttcatggttaccctcattttacaaataaggaaaattggACTGAAACGGGTAAGTAACTTGCTCGGGGTCAGTCCTTTCACCCTGGGATGTCCATGCTGTTAACACTACACCTTCCTACCCCCTGTAAACAAAAATGCATATTCTAGAAATTACCTTCCGCGGGACTTAAAGGTTTTGCTTTCCTTGGAGTGGTCCAAGGAGGCAGGGAGCAGGCAGAGAGGTCGGTGGGCAATTGGGCTTACAGGATTGGAATTGAGGAGAGGGGTCTAGGCAGGGGGTGAATGGTGTAGGGGAGGTAGGTAGAGGAGGTCATCGAAGTTGTTGAACTAATGCAAGGAGGcagtggagagaaagaaaagagggctGTGGAACACCAACGTCATTTAAGGGGGGAATCTGTTTAAAAACCACAGGCCATTAAGGCCACTGATCTAATTTATCTATCTGTACTTGCTTCCCTGCGATCTCAAAGGAAGATGTTGGCCTTCTCTGGTCCTCAAAGCTACTCCCTAAGGAGAACCAGCAAAAACAATTAAGAACAGCGACTCAAAATACTTGTACAACAATgtgcacagcagcattattcacaatgggcaaaaggtggaaacagccagtgtccatcaacagatgaatggataaacaaaatatggtgcataaacacaatggaatattattcagtcctaaaaggaatgacattcttatgtatgctacaacatggatgaaccttgaagacattatgctaagtgaaagaagccagatacaaaagacaaatattgtatgatcctaCTTACATAAGATctttagaatatgcaaatccatagagacagaaagtaggttagaggtTAGAGGGGCCAGATGGAGTTATTGTTAAATGGgtccagagtttctatttggggtgatgaaaaagttttggtagtgacGGTAGTGCTGGTTGCTCAACATTATGAGTGTAATCAGTGCccctgaattgtacacataagaatggttaaaatggaaaatttcatatatatgtttctatatttgttaataatttttaatatagaaaatttctacatatgtcaccacaataattttttaaaatgcattgagGAGGAGCAGCAACTGCAGACAGAAGGGAAAGAAGTGAGAGAAGATGGTGTTTTGAAAGGTGGATACTCTGTGCTGCCAGGTGCTTCAGAGAACACCGAGGAAGGTAAGGACTGAAAAGTGCTTCAGATTTAGGGATAAGAGGGTGGTTTTATGGGAACTCCTTTAGCAGTGCAGTGGGATCAGAAACCATATTGCCCAAGGATTGAAGAGTAGGGAAAATGGAGATGGTGAGTCAAGACTGCCCTTCTGCAAAGCCTGAGTAGAAGAGGGGTCAAAGCTAAAGGGCAATGGAGGGGCAAAGGAGAGATTATTTTAAGTTGAATATGTTTTTGGgtcaaagggaaggagagagaggttggaaATCCAGGAGAGAGGGGAGGTCCTGGAGGCTGAGAGTCCCAGGGAAGAGCTACAGAGTACAGATGGATGGGATTAGCTTTGAGCCAGAGGACGAATATCTCTTGCTTTGAGATTGGAGGGAAAGAGGTAAGGAAGGGGGCAAACACAGAAAACTTGTCAGTTTAAGGATGGGAAGTTGAGGGAGTTTGCTCCAAGAGGCTTCTGCTTTCTCTACAGTACAGGAGTCAGGGCTATCTATGGACATTAGAAGAATTTGGAGGGAGGTGGAAGGTTGAGGAAAGTGTGAACATTTTAGTGGGAGACACAAGAGTGACATGTTAGCCACGTGTCATTGAAGACCTAGTGGAGTTTAGAAACCATGTTTGTGTAGTGATGTCCAGCTATAATTTTAGAAGATATTTATATAGAgctatataaatatagatatttatGATAAAACCAGAGTTTGCTGGCTGGGTAGCATAGAAGGACAAGAAGGTGAGGAAGTTGAGGGTGCAGAAAGAATGCAATTGTAGTAATGGACCAGAAGTCTAGTTTGTAGAGGAAAGGAGTTAAAAAACAGCAGGGAGCTAGGAGTCTTGGAGAAAGAAGAGTCAAAAAAGAAGTCTCAAGTCAACGAGAGACCATGAGAATGAGAGAACTGGGATGTTGTCACCAGTGATGTTGTAGTTGAAGGCTTCAAAGGGGAAGCAGTTCCCAGACATGATACAGTTTAGTGTATGGCCACTGAGATGGAATCAGAAAGTAAGCTGGAGATCATTGGAATTGGGTCTAGAGCCTGCAAGGCTCTAGGAGGGTGGTGGGAGTTCAAGAAGAGGAATAAATTGAGGCCAAAGCAAGTAAGTCTTCAGTGAATGTGGGGGAGTGACCCTGAAGCTAATAGATGACAGCAACAGAGAAGTGTAGAGGGTTGTATAGCAAAATTAAACGAATGCAAAACAAAAAGGAGTTTCTCCCCACCATGGGTGAAAGAGCAGTGTTGTGGAAGAAGCAGTAAGGAACTGGGGAGTACTAATGTTAACTTCTGGGAAAGTGAGCAGAGGCTTCACTCAGCCAGGCACCCTTAAGGGAGACCTAGGTCTCCATGAAGGCCCcccaaaataataacaaaataaaataaaggaggaGACACCTTGTAAAAAGGTTGGGGATAGAGAGAAGTTTGTTAACAAGTCTTCCAGGAGACCTAGTGGAAAGGCTGTTTGTGAAACAGGTTGGTATCCATGGTAAAGACTTCAGAACTGCCGTGTATGTAAGGATTTCCTCCCACCCACATTTTAGTCCTTCATTTCCTCTTTATAACCAGGGCAGTTAtaatgaggaacctgaggctcagagttgCGAGGGGTCTTGGCCCAGGGCACCTGAGTTAATATGAGTGGCAAAGGCAGGCCTTCAACCCAAGATGTCTGTCCCCAAAGCCAGACTCTTCCCAATAGGATATAGGGCCTCATCTGGTTATATTACTCTATTAATCTACAAGGCAGACAGCTAAAGGATATGTCCTAAATGCAAGGGGGTTATTATGATAACTATTGTATTATtaatccaaaatgaaaaaaaaatgaacagaaaaacaaatttaataacAAGGCATGGACTGAGTTGTGGCAGGGGTTATCCTCATTGAACAAGTGTTTACTCATGGCCTGCTATAGACATAGCATTGTGTTGGACCCTcaatcaaaaagaaatgaaaaggaaacccCTCATTAAGTCAACTGCTCATCATCTTTTATAGTCTCCTATTCGGGTGAATTTTACCTTTAAGGATGATTGTAAAACGGTCTGTCCCCTGAGGAGTACAGCCTTCACCGTGGGTTTGGGTGCTAGTGGAGGTAAAGTAAAAGTAAGGCTGAATGGGACGGGCCCCACCTCTGCTGCAGGAAGGGCCGACACTGTATTCCTTTTTGCAGATGATAAACTTGAAGGTAAGAAAGGACAAGTAACAAGTCAGGGTTATTCACCTAGTAGATGATGTAGTTAGCACCCCCATTATAGGCTTCTGACTCAAACCCTAGGCTCTTTCCAATCATACTTGAGATAAATATCCTTTTCTGGCAAGTGTCAACCACTGTCACATTCTCACTGACTTAATAAATCCTAGAAAGGCATTGGTCCTAAAATGTCTCCTGACTTTCAATGCTGAATATTTCTGGGTTCTAAAAACTGGTTGGACTTGTTAAGCTAAAATCCTGAATAGAATGTAAATATAGGTGAGGCTGGAAAACTGGGTGGCAGGGAAATCAATTGTAATCAGCCCCTCTCCTCCTCACACAGATCACTGGAACTATCTTATGCTTCTCaaaatggtggggggaggggtcctTCGCCAACACATTGCTGGAGATTATGTTTGGGAAATATGTTCCTGAGCTTCCTGCTCTGAAGGGTTAGTTGTTCATGTGgccagtttctgtttgtttgtttgttttacatttcattATGGAAGAGTTAAACACATAGAAAAGTAGGTATAATAGTATAATCGCCCAGCTTCAACAAATATCAACCCATAGTCAGGCTTGTTTCACTATATCCCCACCCAGGTCCCCTTATCCTGTATTAATTTCAAGCAAATTCCACATATTGTCCGATTTTGTTGGTAAATATTTCAACATGACTTGCTAAAAGATAAGTACgtctttaaaaacacacacacagacaataGCATTGCCACCCTCTTAAAAATTGATTCCTTAGTTTCACCACCATCCAGTGTCCGAATTTCCAATTCTTACAAAtgtcatgttttgtttcttttcctttttttcaatttgtttgcTTGAATTAGGAACCAAATAAAGTCTACATGTTGCCATGAGTTTTGTCTCTTTAATCCATAGGTTGCCCCCTCCATCTCTCTAGCTCTATTCCTTCcaatttatttaaagaaacaagGTCGTTTGTCCTGGAGTTTCTGGGTCTGGATTCTGCTGACTGCATCCCATGATGTCCTTTAACACGTTCCTCCGTCCTCTCTATTCCCTGTAAATTGGTAGTTGGACCTAGACACCTCGGGCCAGTTTTGATTTCGGTTCAGGAGACGGCCGCCCATTTCCGTGGGGGCCTGGTCCAGCCGGATCTGAAAGGGGAAGACTAAGACACCAGCAAGCTGCTTATAGGCAATCATAAAATGAGACTAGGTGGGGCTGTGGCGAAGACGACGCGGTGCAGACGCCTAGATCAGGGATCACTCACTTACAAAGCCAGGGAAGTGACGCATGAGCTGCCAGCGACGAAGGTGCCATAGAGGCACGGAGACGGATAGATGGGCTGTTCCCACGTCGCTCCGGCTTCCGGCCACCTCTCTGAGTGACGCGCGGGGTAGAGTCCGGGGCAGGCGGCCAGCGCTGGGGTCTCCAGTGACCGTGTCCACGGCGGCGGCCCCGCGGGCGGGATGTTCCGGGGTCTGAGCAGTTGGTTGGGCTTGGAGCAGCCGGCGGCGGGCTGCGGGCAGCCCGAGAGAAACGGACAGCTGGAGGGAGACGCTCCACCCAAGCAGCGCTCCGAGGAGGTGGTGGAGTCGGCGGAGGAGGAGCCACAGCCAGCGGGGGACCAGGAGCTCTTCCACCAGGCCAAAGGCCTCGGCAGTGAGTCTCCCCGGCCCCTGGGACCGGAGAGTGTGGGGTAGTGCCCGCATCCTTCCTCAGTGACGCCCCAGGGGCATGGGCCGGACAGGGCgggggaaggggagaagagtTGAGGAAGGTGAGCCTGACTGTCGGTGATCACCGGGACAAGAGGGATTGGTGAGGACCTTGACGGCTGGAGCTTCATCGAGCGTCGAGTCCTATGCCTGAAGTTCCTGGTGACGTTGCAGTCGTTGCAAAGTTTGTAAACACTGGGACCAGGGCCACAGGAAAGCGGTGTAGCCCGACTTCTACAGTTTGACAAGGAATCATGTTGTTCACCTGaccagccccccacccaccccgggCCGGAATGTGGGCGAGCTTGAGTTGGTTGCAAAGTGCCTTTTTTGCCCTTAGGGCAGAGCGTGCTGTCCGAAGTTACTGAGTGTTTCGGTCTTGCTTGGCTTATTTTTAGTTGCAACGGGACCTTTTTCTTTTAGATATGAGTAGATGAATTTGATTAGAGGACAGAGGCCGTATTAGGTAGTTGGGATAGATAAAAATGGGACCCACTGAGGAACAGCAGGGTATGGGTGTTTTCATAGAAAATAGAGCCATTTCCATTTGTCATCAAGGGAGTACCAAAAGTGGCTTCTTAAAACTTAGGTTTTTCTTGTCCACTTGAAACCTCGGGTTTGTACTTCGTGACAAAAacctttgaaaattttttaataatttttttttaattttttaactttatcgaaaaattaaaacaaacaaacaaaaaacacatttcaaacaaaacaaaggattaagaataacaacctaaaataactactttgcttccaacatgttcctaccataccccaagaaaattaaaaaaccatgtccaaaggaataagaaaaacaaataatctaaaataactacattgcttccaacatgttcctaccataccccaagaaaattaaccaaCCATAGTcaaacaaaggtataagaaaaaccaaatagcctaaaataactacattgaagctaattatTTAATacaatagcttttttttactttatcaaaaaattttaaaaaaaacaaacaaaacaaaggaataagaaaaaccaaataacctaacatagctgtattgcttccaatattttaggttttgttagggtttgttaataaatatgtttttgatATGGGTATCTACTTTGGAGCTAATGCACTTGTGTCTTTGTAAAATGTTGTCATCTCTTTCCTCAGTAGACTCTTCTGATATTTAGGGAGGCTAAGGTTAGATGGAAGTATGCACACACATTGTTTGAGGACTTaa is a genomic window of Choloepus didactylus isolate mChoDid1 chromosome X, mChoDid1.pri, whole genome shotgun sequence containing:
- the LOC119523830 gene encoding translation initiation factor IF-2-like, whose translation is MGTGGTAPRVPAPGRPRPAPRLPAVLPGFACAGFRAGPGCRPDSDSASGASGKEDKGTRARAGAGRHGADAGQTRAEAPGSRDGPKARERPWRGFTCAVVAAPGRVAGGDSGLRPAACPRLTCWPGEGAAPRGVQSPHRGLPAAPALPTSRARPCSRSR